In one Nicotiana tomentosiformis chromosome 6, ASM39032v3, whole genome shotgun sequence genomic region, the following are encoded:
- the LOC138893681 gene encoding uncharacterized protein yields the protein MTIPWLVGGDFNVIWDEEEKFGGLPVHINEVDEFRHCVNTCNLFDLGFKGRIFTWWNVCAEEDCIFKRLDKCLANMELQQIWPGMEIIHLSKIGLDLSPMLLNFNPNTVPVKKAFRFLNLWTKHDTFLDVVKENWTTDFHANPFILFKYKLKKLKKDLSIWSKATYGDIFQQLSSLEEVVKVHETQFEMSPTIQNGETSKSSGRIVQFWKQK from the coding sequence ATGACAATCCCTTGGCTCGTTGGTGGAGATTTTAATGTCATTTGGGATGAGGAGGAAAAATTTGGTGGACTGCCCGTTCATATAAATGAGGTTGATGAATTTAGGCATTGCGTGAACACATGCAATCTATTTGATTTGGGCTTCAAGGGGAGAATTTTTACATGGTGGAATGTGTGTGCTGAAGAGGATTGTATTTTTAAACGTTTGGACAAATGCTTAGCAAATATGGAGTTACAACAAATTTGGCCGGGGATGGAGATCATTCATCTGTCAAAAATTGGTTTAGATCTTAGTCCAATGCTGCTAAATTTCAATCCTAATACTGTTCCAGTCAAGAAAGCTTTCAGATTTTTAAATCTTTGGACCAAACATGACACTTTCCTGGACGTGGTGAAAGAAAACTGGACAACTGATTTTCATGCCAATCCTTTCATCTTGTTTAAATACAAGTTGAAGAAGCTGAAGAAGGACTTGTCAATTTGGAGCAAAGCCACGTATGGTGATATTTTCCAGCAGTTATCTAGCCTAGAGGAGGTGGTGAAGGTGCACGAGACACAATTTGAGATGAGTCCTACAATTCAGAATGGAGAGACTTCAAAGAGTTCAGGCAGAATTGTTCAATTTTGGAAGCAAAAATAA
- the LOC104103948 gene encoding uncharacterized protein has protein sequence MGKDKSRDVMMDHHSEIFIEERVVILVYANNVFLFVGDDTLSMPYLLVQAHRVVLTLSFHSLEGVPKISTSMEARRKSSFICSSSAMLNPKLEGHMLGSHIHSTAQIYKESQLKGRTQLKIKLSRTPPKISTVEGSARIRKTLPRFFFASFTRGMCLWQLNLGKNEVLWHINSSKVQEMRYLGFHSDQQWKSHANLTKMYWFNCVQFWCMVETSKHACGSDCLRIKNPKDSKNQIAHTGKQAKIMVEHLGAEGAHTVNLPRNCRAIRSGTGFLDHFTGKMEILGNNFQIHMLFGTLDDDKHGWKIWNQTTKAIKIC, from the coding sequence ATGGGGAAGGATAAGAGCAGGGATGTCATGATGGATCACCATTCTGAAATCTTTATAGAGGAGAGGGTGGTGATTTTGgtttatgctaacaatgttttcCTTTTTGTAGGAGACGATACTTTGTCCATGCCTTATCTTTTGGTGCAAGCTCATAGGGTGGTATTAACACTTAGTTTTCATTCCCTTGAAGGAGTACCAAAGATAAGCACAAGTATGGAAGCAAGGAGAAAATCGAGCTTTATATGTTCCAGCAGTGCCATGTTGAATCCAAAATTGGAAGGCCATATGCTAGGATCACACATACATAGCACTGCTCAAATCTATAAGGAGTCACAACTCAAAGGAAGGACACAATTGAAGATTAAACTCAGTAGAACACCTCCCAAAATAAGTACAGTTGAAGGCTCTGCACGCATAAGAAAGACACTGCCCAGATTTTTCTTTGCATCATTCACGAGAGGTATGTGTCTTTGGCAATTAAATTTGGGAAAAAATGAGGTGTTATGGCATATCAACTCCTCAAAGGTTCAGGAAATGAGGTATCTAGGTTTTCACTCAGATCAACAGTGGAAATCACACGCAAATCTCACTAAAATGTATTGGTTTAACTGTGTGCAATTCTGGTGCATGGTGGAAACTAGTAAGCATGCGTGTGGAAGTGATTGTTTGCGGATCAAAAATCCAAAAGATTCTAAGAATCAAATAGCACATACAGGAAAACAGGCAAAAATCATGGTAGAACACCTTGGTGCTGAAGGAGCACACACAGTCAATCTGCCAAGAAACTGTAGGGCAATAAGGTCAGGTACAGGTTTTTTGGATCATTTTACGGGTAAGATGGAGATACTAGGGAACAACTTTCAGATACACATGCTATTTGGGACTTTAGATGATGACAAACATGGTTGGAAAATATGGAATCAAACGACAAAAGCCATAAAAATTTGTTGA
- the LOC138893682 gene encoding uncharacterized protein, with product MKGVMRFKKKGKLSPRFIGPFKVLRHVGEVAYELALPPSLVGGHPVFYVFMLRKYHGDPSHVLDFSSVQLDKDLSYVEELVAILDRQVQKPRSKKIASMKVHWRGQPVEEATWEIEHDMRNRYPHLFTTLSMSLCSFEDERLF from the coding sequence atgaagggtgttatgaggttcaaaaagaagggcaagctgagtccaaggtttattggcccattcaAGGTGTTGCggcatgttggggaggttgcttatgagcttgccttgcctcctagtctagTAGGAGGTCATCCGGTATTCTATGTttttatgcttcgaaaatatcatggtgatccgtctcatgtgttggatttcagctcagtccagttggacaaggatttatcttatgttgaggagctggtggctattttggacaggcaggttcagaAGCCGAGGTCGAAGAagattgcttccatgaaggttcattggaggggtcagccggttgaggaggcgacttgggagatcgagcatgacaTGCGCAAccgctatcctcatcttttcaccactttaagtatgtctctatgctcgttcgaggacgaacgattgttttaa